The Bacteroidetes Order II. bacterium sequence GCTGTCCTGGCCAATCGTCTGGGTGGCGAAGGCGGTGCGTGCTTTCAGGAGTTCGGTTTGGGCTTCTCGGAGACTTAAACGAAGCTCGCGGTCGTCTAACTGAAATAAAACATGCCCTGCTGCCACAAAACGACCTTCTTCAATGTTGCGGGTAATAATCAAACCACTCATTTCGGCACTTATTTCCGCTTGTTTCCAGGCCGCCAAGTGTCCGGTAGCCTCAACTCGAATGGGGAATGCCATTGGAAGCACATTCACCGCTTCGATTTTGGCGGTTGCACCCGGACGTTGCACCGCATTGTCTCGGCCTTCTTCTCCTGCTCCCATTAATTTGGGATAAAAGGCATAAGCCAGGATGCCGCCAATGGCCATAAAAAGCACAATACCAGCCCAATGATGCGCACGAATTTTTTGGCTTCTGCGTGGCTGCTTGGTGGGAGAATCCAATGTTGGGGGAGGAGAATCTGGGACGGTTTCCTGAGACATTCGTATAATATTAGAAGTAGAAGAATTTGTAACCCACACCCTGCTTACCCATAGAATCCCTTTATTCTATGCTGAATGGGGGGACATATGTTCTAAGAGATTAATATACAGTCTTTTACATAAATTTTGTATCACTTAATGATAAAATTAAGACCTGATTATTGAAAGATAACCGATAACCTTTGCCTACTTGATGTTAAAGCCAATGATTTTATACAATTATGCTTGGTAATGACATGTAGCATAACATTGTTGTTTAATTGATGTTGCAGCAAATCAACTGTTTATTGAAGTACTTTATCCGATGGCTGGGTAACCCCCAAATGGGATTTACTTCTTGGTTATTTTTTTAAATCATACATATCCAGCCCCATCGGTAGTATGGGTGTTGCATTGCTTACATTGTGTAATATCTTCTTCGGATAGAACGAAAGTATGAAAAATATGTCATCTGAATCTTTACTTGTGAACCAGTCATGATCGTCTGTTAAAACATATTTTAAATTGTTTTTATATTGATTATAGATGTTAATTATGATCTTTTTATCTAATTTTTTCCATATGTTAAAAAATGAAAATTCAGAGTAAGAGCGCTATTTTTTATTGAATAAAGGAGACCTAAGTTTAATCGTGTTGAGTTTATTGTCTTCTTGACTATAAACGTAAAACCTATTAAAATAATTGAGAGTAGTCAAAATGTCTTCTTCGATAGTCTCAGTGGGTGTCTCAATTGAAAAACTATTCCAAATGGGTAGCGGATTTTTTATTTTAAAGCAAGATTTTTTTGTTCCAAGGGAATTGCTTTTATGTATATATGCTTCCTTTAAAGCTTGTTCTTTAAAATGAAAATTCCACGATTATCAAATGCTAAATCCATTTTAGGTGCTTTTAATAAGATATTTATTTTAATAATACATTCTCCAGTATTTGAAAATCAATAGATTGGACTAAACTATATGTTAGTCAAATTAATTAAGTCTTAAAATAATTTAAAATCTTAAAAAATAAATCAAAATAACACATTGTTCTATCCATGTAAATCTTAGTAGGTATAAAATTGATTGGAACTCATAAAGACGTGGTTTCAGAAAATTTCCTCCGATCGTGTTTTTAAACAAGTTAGGTATTTGATGTTTAAATTCTTAATAAATTGTCTTTTTTTGCTTTCCATCTGAAATAAAAGTGGCTAACACATAGTCCATCTTTATCTACAAGAATTACCTGCTCTGAAAGAGAATCTACTATCAATATGACGTCATTCGTATTCACATTTAAGATCCTTGATCTTAACAAGTTCAAACTAAGCAGACCATTTAATAATAAGTAGGTTCTTTTGGATAGTTTATGTTATGGATGTCGAATCAAGTTGGGTATGACGGGCTTTTAAGTGCCGAGTACGTCATGCTCGCGAAAACGGGAATCCATTTTGTAAAATACTTAACATAAACTAATTGGCACAGCCTACTTAACGCTCGGAGGTATGAATAAAAGATAAAACCCAAACCGCTCCGAAGATACAGAACGGTTTGGGGAGTTCGTTGGAAAAATGGCCGCGAGGCCGCTTATTTTGCAGCAGGGAACGTTGCCGACCCATCGCCTTGATACACATATCGGAAAGTATAGTGCCGAGCAGTGTCTTTTAGGGCATCCGGTGCAATGGGTGCCCCCTTATAATAACTCAGAATTTGGAGTTTTACATATTTTCCATCTGTCGTTTTGAATAGAAGAAGTTTGCCTGGAATGGGGGACGCCAGTTGGGTTGCACCATTATAGTTAAACCATCCATTGCCAGAGCCTACTGGAATGGCAAAAGGGCGGGTTGTATTGGCTTTGTCGTCCTTATAATATCCGGTTGTGGGGGCAGTCGTGAGTTCGTCGAAAGACCCGGTTAGGACTTGTGCCTGCGTATTGCCCGGCCCACTGCTCCCGCTATTCACAATGATGGTGGTGGCGCGGAAGCCTACGTCCCATTTAGTGGTGGCAGAATCGGTATTGGCAATTATTTTGTTGTCTTTGAAGCTGAAAAACGTAAACCTTCCCGTTGTTTTGGGTTGCGAGGTAGAGCCTGTAAGCACGGCAGGGTCTGCCGGAAGGTCTTTCACATCCGAACTGACCACTTTTTTGTCGTCGTTAGAAGTTAGGTCGCACGCACCAATGGAGAGCGCCAAGAAGGCCGTAATAAGGCGTTTGTTCAATAAAAACATAGTTTTATGGTTTTGTGTTTTTGAGGGTTTAGAGAGAAAGTTCAAAGCCTGCATACCAAATACGACCCGCAAGATGGGGCATTTGGAGGTGTTGGTAATTCGTCACATTCTGGATACCTGCACGAGCGTTGGCTTTTGGGTGGATGTTTTTTTGGAGGTTGAGATGGAGCAGAAGGTGCGCCGGAATGAATTCTTCTGCAATGTCTGCCACCAAGTTTCCATTGAGGTCTTGAAGGGCGTAACGCCCTTGTAGTTGTATCCGCGTTTGCACCCGAAAATCCCAGCGATCCGTGAGCAAGTGGTCTTCAAAAGAGATCAAGCGAGAAAATGCCGCTTGGGCTTGGTGGCGGGAGCGGTTAAAAAGCCCGGCATATTCCCGTCGAGACATGCGCTTGGGGAAGCCATTCCTCGTGGTATAAAGTTCTCCACTCTTTATCTGACGGAGGACTTTATGGTCTGCGGTGTCCAAAAATTGATAACTTAGGTCTAATTGCCCCTCCCAAATCCTGAATTGGGTTTCTATTTCTGCACCTTGGGTATAAATTTGTGATAGGTTTCCATAGGTAAACACTTGTTGGCCATTTTTCTTAATTGCAACGGCACGGGTTTCGATTAGGTTTTTTACCTCGTTACGGAAAAGGTTGGCCTTAACAATCAGCGATTTGTGGGGCAAAAAGTCGGCTCCAAAATTAAAAGCCCAAGCAGTTTCCGGTGCTAATTGCTCGGCCTGTTGCAAGTTGGTGGTGATGGTCAAAAGTTGACCTTGTGCAGCCAAATTGTCAAGACCGGCTCGGATTCCCGTAGCGCCGAAGACATTATACCCCACAACCGGATTGTTATAATCCATATAAAGTTGTTGGAAGGTAGGGGATTTAAAGCCACTCCCCACCGATGTACGAATTCGCCATTGGGCACTTGGTTTGTAAAGTCCTGATATTTTTGGGGTTATGCGGAAACCATATGCTTGAAAATGGTCTGCACGTAGGCTACCTGTTAGATCAAATTTGCTTCCTACATAATCGTTTTGGAGATATAAAAACGCATTATTTCGGGACTGGCTTTCACCGGAGACACGATCGGCTTGTACCCTCTCTTTGGAATACCCCGTACCAAGAATGAAAAAATGATTCTTTCGCCATAACCAATCGTACTGTGCTTCTACTTTTAGTAATGTTTGATTGTATTGGGTTTGGTTGATGGAGCCTTCTACGATCGGAACTACACGCAAGAGGGTTCCAAAGGATGCGTTATAGAAGCGGTAGGTAAACTTCTGTGTTCCTTTCCAGTTTTTTTCGCCGTGGATTCCTGCCGTCCATTCCGTCCGAGCGCCTTCTTGCTGATATAAGATTGCTCCCGATTGGCTGTAGAGATTGGTTAGATTTTTTTGTGTTTGATTCCCAAAGCGGAATTTTGCGGCAGTTTTATGGTTGTTGTGTTGGTGTCGCAGTTCCGCGCCTCCAGAAAGGTCTCGGAAGGGCGGAACGGTTGGATCTATGCCGTCCGAGTCGGTTAGTTCATACCCACTGCTTCGGTATAGGGTAGCCTCGGCTTTGCTGCTCCATTTCCCCTTCTGCCAGTTGGCCCGGAGGTGCGAAGACAAGGTGCGATTGGTTTCAAATTGGTTAGAAACATGTAGCCGAGTGCCAGCATCCGTCGAGCGCGTAACGATATTAATAACGCCTGCCAGTGCTTCGCTTCCGTATAAAGAAGAGGCCGCCCCTCGGATGATTTCCACCCGTTCAATTTGGTCCACCGAGATTCTGGAAAGGTCTAAAGTCCCAGCTTCACGCCCAATCATCGGCTCGCCGTCTATCATAATAAGGGTATAGGCCGGGTCTAATCCTTGAACCTGTACACCTGCTCCGTGGTTGTACTGAACACGAAGGTTGGGAATGCCCGCCAAAATATCTGAAAGCCGGTTTCGGCCTAAACGCCCCAAATCTTCTTTTGTAATAACCGTTATGGGAATGCTTTGTTGAGACAAACCCTTTGTGGTTTTGGTGGAGGTGATTTCGATTTCTCCAAGAAAGGTGGTTTGGGTGGAATCTTTGAGACCTTGAGCCAAAATAGCGGAACCCCAAAGGAAGGCTGTTATTAGACTAACAACCATAAAGCCAACACTCTGATAGGAATAAATATTTTTTAAAAGCATATAAATACATAGTATAATAAGATGATTAGCATGTAATAAAAATATTAAACTGCAAAAATAGAATAAAGAAATAAATTTGAATTGATATAATAAAATAACAATTGAAATAAATCGTAAAACTTGTAAAAAGGTGTTAAACAGATATATACTTCAAAAAGTCATGAAGATAGGTCTTTATAGGATTGTTTTCCATAAAGCACCTGCATTCGGGTACAAAAAAAGCCTCCCAATGGTTATCGGAGGCTCAAGTGTGCGCTGCTAGTAGCATTGAATTAACGAAAAACGCCGGAGTTTATGGCCCCGGCGTAGAATGTTGTGGCTGAATAAGTCCCCTATAAGAAACGTTGACCATCTTTCATTACAAGAGATTTGGAAAGGCTATTTTTATTGGGTTCCGGTTCGTTTAGGTGCATTTTTGACATATTTATCTAACCATTGGACGGTTTCCCAAAGCAAATGGAGGTTAGATTCGCGTGCTGCGTAGCCATGCGATTCATGGGGCAAGACCACATATCGTGCTGTCCCTCCGTGACCTTTGATGGCATTATACAGTCGTTCGCTTTGAATGGGAAAGGTTCCAGGGTTGTTGTCTGCCTCACCATGAACCAATAAAATAGGTGTTTTTATTTTGTGGGCGAACATGAAGGGTGACATCTTGGAATAGACTTCTGGCGCCTGCCAGATGGTTCGTTCCTCGTTTTGGAAGCCAAAAGGCGTAAGGGTTCGGTTATATGCCCCGCTTCGTGCAACACCCGCCCGAAATAGATCTGAATGCGCCAGTAAATTGGCCGTCATAAAAGCGCCATAAGAGTGTCCTCCGACAGCCACGCGGTCGGGATCAATGACGCCACGGCGGACGCCTTCGTCTATAGCTGCTTTTGCGCTTGCTACCAATTGTTCAACAAAGGTGTCGTTGGGTTCTTCTTTGCCAACGCCAACGATGGGCATGGAAGCATTGTCTAAAACAGCATAGCCCGCCAAAACCAGCATCAGCGCCGATCCGGCAGAAATACGGGTGAAGGTATATGGGGAACCGCTAACCTGTCCTGCGGCAGCGGCATCTTTAAATTCGGCAGGATAGGCCCAAATAAAAGTGGGCAAAGGCCCGTTTTCTTTTTTATAGCCCTTCGGCAGGTATAAAATGGCGTTCAGATCTACGCCATCTGCGCGTTTATAGCGGATAATTTCTTTGCTAATGCCTTGCAATTGTGGGTATGGGTCAGGAAATTGCGTCATTTGTTTCACTTTGTCGGTTCCGAGCGTCCGCATGAAATAATTGGGTACTTCGGTTTGAGATTCACGGCGGGTCATGAGCGATTGACCGTCTGGGAGCAGGGCAACAACGGATTCGTAATAAGGTGCCTGAGCACGCCAAAGTTCGGTAGATTTTCCATCCTCGATGTGCATCTTATTCAGAAACGGACGATTTCCGTCGGGTGTAGCCCCTATTCCTTGCATGTAAAGCGATTTTCCGTCTTCGGTTGTGCGCAAAACCATCCGGTCAAACTGATTTCGCTTCATTAAGGGGCTTCCTGGATTGTTATAGCGGTCTTCGGTATTTAGATCAAGCAATTTTCGAAGTGTACTCATGGGCTTGGAGGAATCCATTACAAACGTTCGACGGCTTCTGGTTTGCGTCCAAGTATCCGAGATGAGGGCAAGGTTTTTGTCTCCCCATATGATGCCCGCAAAGCGTTGTTCGGTTCTGGCAATAGGCAATTTTTCCCCAGAGAATGGTGCCGACAGGGTATAGACTTGGTCACGGAAAGGGACCTTATTTTTTGGATCGCCGCCATCTAAGGCTTCTACCCAAAACAGGGTTGCGGCAACATCGGGTCGCCAGTTTGCACCACGAACACCTGTTGTAGTGGCATTAAAGCCAATCGGTACAGTGTCTTGTAAAGGTAACTCGGCCAAGACATAGACCATCTTGGCTTTTTTGTCCCACACTTCCAATTTTCGGGGAAAAGCACCAACCGTTACCAAATAGGAATAAGGGCGACGGATGGTGGAAACCAGAAAATAATTTCCATCGGGGGATGTCGAAATATTGTCATAAATAGCCGCTGGGCCAAAATTTTGTGTTGCTCCGCCCCAAGAAACCATGACGGGTTGCGATGTGAAGTAGTGGTCAAATAGGGCTTCGTCGTGTTCGTTCCGAAGTAAGTCCTGAAATGTACGGGCTGGGGCAGAACGTCCCAAATTTTCCTGTACAACGGGGCCTTTGGGGGCGGGATCGGCGATTGGGGCGGCCTTTCGATCGGTGGGGATCGTAAAACAGAGCAATCTGGCATTGTCTTGCCATGAACAGGCATTGTTTAAGGTCGTGTTCATCTTTCTGGCAGAAAGGCGAAAGGCTTTGCCCGATTTTACTTCGGTGCCCCAAATTTCAATACGGTCTTTAAACGTGACCGTAAAAGCAACCCGTTTGCCATCAGGCGACCACATCGGAGGCCCCATCCTGCCTTCTGGAGGAAGCCCCATTACCTTGACTTCTTTTTGATCCGAAAGGCTCCGAAATGACATCGCCGTAATAAACCCACCTCGGCTCGCGCCATTGGTCGCTGGTTTGATCCGGAGTCCGGCCAATCGGAGTTCTGGCTCTGCCAGTTCTGCAATGGGCGGCATGTCCGACGTTTCCAAAATCGCCATGGTGGCGTAATCGGGGCTAAGTGAGACGGATGGCGTATTGGGCGCATCGGCGACGGCCTTCAGGTCTGGCGGAGGAAGCTGATAAGTGTTTTGGGCGAATAAAGGCAAGTCAAAGACCACCAACACCAACAGGGCGAAAGTTTTTTTCATAGGGTTTTGGGTAAATGGTAAAAAGTGAATGTCTATCAGGATTGTACTTCCAAAGTTACATCAAAAAATGCGTTTGGTTTATTCTGAATGTATATTTAGTGAAACAACCGAATGAAAAATATGAAGTCTTTTCGCTTTCCGAATCCATTGGTTCTACTGACCTTGTGTATTTTATTGGCTTCGTTCCTCACCTACTTGGTTCCTGCAGGCCAATTCGACCGCAAAGAAGACCCGTTAACGGGCCGTAATGTGGTGGTGGCAGGAACCTATAAAGGGGTTGCATCGGCGCCTGTTAATTTGTGGGAAGCCCTGATGGCCATTCCACGCGGCCTACAATCGGCAGGTTCGGTCATTTTTTTGGTATTTCTTTCGGGTGCGGCATTTGCTGTTGTGGACAAGGCGGGCTCATTTCGATGGGCTGCCGAGGTACTGATGCGTAAATTATCCCACAACTCTGTTTTGGTGATTCCTGTGATCATGGTATTGTTTGCCTTAGGGGGCATGGTGATCAATATGCAGGAAGAGATTATTCCATTGGTTCCCGTGATGCTTTTGTTGATGCGTCGGCTGGGCTATCCGCCTATTATTGCAGTTGCTGTGAGCATAGGTGCTGCTGCTATTGGCGCGGCATTTAGCCCCTTCAATCCATTTCAGGTGATTATTGCGCAAAAACTGGCCGAAGTCCCCTTGTTATCAGGGATGGGGTTTCGGTTGGTCATTGGGGGGATTGCACTTTCCTACTGGATTTGGTGGGTGATGCGATATGCGCAAAAGAGGATAGCAACCCCCGAGTACGTAATCCAAGAGCAAGTAGTGGGAGGTGTATGGCGTCATATACTCATTCTGTCGCTGGTGGTGGCTATGCTGGTGGGGTATGTGGTGGGGATTACGGTGTATAATTGGGAATTTGAACAACTTACGGTGCTGTATTTTCTGTTAGGTGTTGCAGTGGCAATCATTGCCCGTCTATCAATGGATGAAGCGGTAAAAAGTTTTATTTGGGGGTTGGAAAGCATGGCCTTTGCAGGGATGATTATTGGATTTGCCAAAGCCATTTTTGTGGTGCTGGATCAGGGGCAGATCATTGATACCATAGTGAATGGGGTATTTGTACCTGTTGCCCACTTGCCTGTTGCCCTTTCTGCAATGACCATGATGGGCATTCAAAGCCTGTTACACTTTGCGGTTCCAAGTGTATCGGGGCAGGCGGTTCTGACCATGCCAGTATTGGTACCTCTCTCGGACCTGCTCGGTCTTTCGCGTAATATCACCGTTTTGGCGTATCAATATGGTGCAGGACTGGCGGAGTTATTGGTTCCAACAAATGGGGCCTTAATGGCTATTCTGGCAGCCTCCGGTGTACGGTACGAAGAATGGACACAGTTTTTATGGCCGGCATTGGGTGGATTGGTGGGCATTGGATTATTGGGCATAGGCTTGGGCATTGTTTTTGGAATCTGATGCAAAAATTCTTTTCTCTTTCTTATTTTTCTTATGGTTATGAATCTTTCACAAACTTTCTATCATTTTGTAGAAACTTTTAAAAAACAATTATTTATTATATTGATAGGTGCATTGGTCTTGCTGGTCGTAATTGGACTGGTGCGTTTTGGAGAATGGTATTATTACCTTGGGTTGGCTGGAAGTTTTAAACAAAGTTTAATGGCGCGCACGTCATTGGGGCCAGACTTGGCCGAGGCATTGGCTTGGTTGTATGCGGCTGCTTTCTCGTATTTTGTAATGGGCATTATTCTATCTAAACGAGACTTCCGGCGGGGAATTGCGCTTTGGTTGGCTTCTTTCGCCATTTTGCCCGTGATGGCAGCCCTATTCCCCAAGCCGCTCCCCCAATGCTTGGCACTGAATCCAGCGACCGGAAAAATGACCCAAACCGACTGTCATCCGGGTGGCGTGCATCCTGAATGGCATACGCCGGAATTCCCTGAAGATAAAATCCTTGTTAAAGTTAAAGCCGATCTTCAAACAGTTTTTTTTACAACAGACAACCAACCGATGCTGGCCTATGTTGA is a genomic window containing:
- a CDS encoding biotin/lipoyl-binding protein produces the protein MSQETVPDSPPPTLDSPTKQPRRSQKIRAHHWAGIVLFMAIGGILAYAFYPKLMGAGEEGRDNAVQRPGATAKIEAVNVLPMAFPIRVEATGHLAAWKQAEISAEMSGLIITRNIEEGRFVAAGHVLFQLDDRELRLSLREAQTELLKARTAFATQTIGQDS
- a CDS encoding HmuY family protein yields the protein MFLLNKRLITAFLALSIGACDLTSNDDKKVVSSDVKDLPADPAVLTGSTSQPKTTGRFTFFSFKDNKIIANTDSATTKWDVGFRATTIIVNSGSSGPGNTQAQVLTGSFDELTTAPTTGYYKDDKANTTRPFAIPVGSGNGWFNYNGATQLASPIPGKLLLFKTTDGKYVKLQILSYYKGAPIAPDALKDTARHYTFRYVYQGDGSATFPAAK
- a CDS encoding TonB-dependent receptor; this encodes MLLKNIYSYQSVGFMVVSLITAFLWGSAILAQGLKDSTQTTFLGEIEITSTKTTKGLSQQSIPITVITKEDLGRLGRNRLSDILAGIPNLRVQYNHGAGVQVQGLDPAYTLIMIDGEPMIGREAGTLDLSRISVDQIERVEIIRGAASSLYGSEALAGVINIVTRSTDAGTRLHVSNQFETNRTLSSHLRANWQKGKWSSKAEATLYRSSGYELTDSDGIDPTVPPFRDLSGGAELRHQHNNHKTAAKFRFGNQTQKNLTNLYSQSGAILYQQEGARTEWTAGIHGEKNWKGTQKFTYRFYNASFGTLLRVVPIVEGSINQTQYNQTLLKVEAQYDWLWRKNHFFILGTGYSKERVQADRVSGESQSRNNAFLYLQNDYVGSKFDLTGSLRADHFQAYGFRITPKISGLYKPSAQWRIRTSVGSGFKSPTFQQLYMDYNNPVVGYNVFGATGIRAGLDNLAAQGQLLTITTNLQQAEQLAPETAWAFNFGADFLPHKSLIVKANLFRNEVKNLIETRAVAIKKNGQQVFTYGNLSQIYTQGAEIETQFRIWEGQLDLSYQFLDTADHKVLRQIKSGELYTTRNGFPKRMSRREYAGLFNRSRHQAQAAFSRLISFEDHLLTDRWDFRVQTRIQLQGRYALQDLNGNLVADIAEEFIPAHLLLHLNLQKNIHPKANARAGIQNVTNYQHLQMPHLAGRIWYAGFELSL
- a CDS encoding S9 family peptidase, yielding MKKTFALLVLVVFDLPLFAQNTYQLPPPDLKAVADAPNTPSVSLSPDYATMAILETSDMPPIAELAEPELRLAGLRIKPATNGASRGGFITAMSFRSLSDQKEVKVMGLPPEGRMGPPMWSPDGKRVAFTVTFKDRIEIWGTEVKSGKAFRLSARKMNTTLNNACSWQDNARLLCFTIPTDRKAAPIADPAPKGPVVQENLGRSAPARTFQDLLRNEHDEALFDHYFTSQPVMVSWGGATQNFGPAAIYDNISTSPDGNYFLVSTIRRPYSYLVTVGAFPRKLEVWDKKAKMVYVLAELPLQDTVPIGFNATTTGVRGANWRPDVAATLFWVEALDGGDPKNKVPFRDQVYTLSAPFSGEKLPIARTEQRFAGIIWGDKNLALISDTWTQTRSRRTFVMDSSKPMSTLRKLLDLNTEDRYNNPGSPLMKRNQFDRMVLRTTEDGKSLYMQGIGATPDGNRPFLNKMHIEDGKSTELWRAQAPYYESVVALLPDGQSLMTRRESQTEVPNYFMRTLGTDKVKQMTQFPDPYPQLQGISKEIIRYKRADGVDLNAILYLPKGYKKENGPLPTFIWAYPAEFKDAAAAGQVSGSPYTFTRISAGSALMLVLAGYAVLDNASMPIVGVGKEEPNDTFVEQLVASAKAAIDEGVRRGVIDPDRVAVGGHSYGAFMTANLLAHSDLFRAGVARSGAYNRTLTPFGFQNEERTIWQAPEVYSKMSPFMFAHKIKTPILLVHGEADNNPGTFPIQSERLYNAIKGHGGTARYVVLPHESHGYAARESNLHLLWETVQWLDKYVKNAPKRTGTQ
- a CDS encoding YfcC family protein, with translation MKSFRFPNPLVLLTLCILLASFLTYLVPAGQFDRKEDPLTGRNVVVAGTYKGVASAPVNLWEALMAIPRGLQSAGSVIFLVFLSGAAFAVVDKAGSFRWAAEVLMRKLSHNSVLVIPVIMVLFALGGMVINMQEEIIPLVPVMLLLMRRLGYPPIIAVAVSIGAAAIGAAFSPFNPFQVIIAQKLAEVPLLSGMGFRLVIGGIALSYWIWWVMRYAQKRIATPEYVIQEQVVGGVWRHILILSLVVAMLVGYVVGITVYNWEFEQLTVLYFLLGVAVAIIARLSMDEAVKSFIWGLESMAFAGMIIGFAKAIFVVLDQGQIIDTIVNGVFVPVAHLPVALSAMTMMGIQSLLHFAVPSVSGQAVLTMPVLVPLSDLLGLSRNITVLAYQYGAGLAELLVPTNGALMAILAASGVRYEEWTQFLWPALGGLVGIGLLGIGLGIVFGI